In Kineococcus sp. NBC_00420, a single genomic region encodes these proteins:
- a CDS encoding penicillin-binding protein has product MAPPPTAHRRRPVLRLLAAFAAVSAVAGVLTAGLVVPAVAFSGSLTSAGVNIFDELPADLGDQTLSEATTILYSDNTVMARVYDQNRVVVGFDQIAPVMRDSIVAIEDYRFYEHGAIDMKGIARALASNAGGGGTQGASTITQQYVKNILVEQAVEQGDTEAAAAATTADGTEGYARKLREMKLAIGVEKEMSKNDILAGYLNVAYFYNGVYGVEAAARFYFNKTAAELTLPESALLAGLVQNPVAFNPVKYPDASVARRNVVLNRMLELGKISQADHDAAVASPLVLDTQRSQQGCINAGSAAYFCDYVTRIVETDAAFGATADDRKKLLRTGGLTVKTTLNPQVQITTQNAVNGGVNPGQSPRMAASVVQPGTGQILAMAQDTTFSLDTDQTGVTTINYNVDKMYNGGNGFQTGSSFKAFTLAEWLKAGKSIDSTINAPFNGSDPFSQFTACGVKSRDSKIYPYSNSESHEGGPMSIRKATADSVNTAYVTMEKSLDLCNIAATAQSMGVHLANPANGSIPKQKASDMSNTNDVEGGVNSDLYVSPSLTLGVNEIAPLAMAGAYATFAADGTFCKPIAIVEVLDTNGQPMNIPSADCKSVLDPNVARNVTEALQGVISGGTGTAARIDRPAAGKTGTTNENSDAWFVGYTPQLSSAVWMGHADGTRPLNRDRINGRGRRTIFGGTISAPTWKAIVGTASDQMNLPTVGFTPGTNQGLKTTTSDGRIKVPSVVGRSVSSAKSALQAAGFQVKVGGSVTSNVDKGLVASQSARSAAAGSVITITRSSGPAPVPTQEPSAPPSSDSPGIQLPTELPPLPDLPALPTN; this is encoded by the coding sequence ATGGCTCCTCCCCCCACCGCTCACCGGCGGCGTCCCGTCCTGCGCCTGCTCGCCGCCTTCGCGGCCGTCAGCGCCGTGGCCGGTGTGCTCACGGCGGGGCTCGTCGTCCCGGCCGTCGCGTTCAGCGGCAGCCTGACGAGCGCGGGGGTCAACATCTTCGACGAGCTGCCGGCCGACCTGGGCGACCAGACGCTGTCGGAGGCGACGACGATCCTCTACTCCGACAACACGGTGATGGCGCGGGTCTACGACCAGAACCGCGTCGTCGTGGGCTTCGACCAGATCGCGCCGGTCATGCGCGACTCCATCGTCGCGATCGAGGACTACCGCTTCTACGAGCACGGCGCCATCGACATGAAGGGCATCGCCCGCGCGCTCGCCTCCAACGCCGGCGGCGGGGGCACCCAGGGCGCGTCGACGATCACTCAGCAGTACGTGAAGAACATCCTCGTCGAGCAGGCCGTCGAGCAAGGTGACACCGAGGCCGCCGCCGCCGCGACGACCGCCGACGGGACCGAGGGCTACGCCCGCAAGCTGCGCGAGATGAAGCTCGCCATCGGGGTCGAGAAGGAGATGTCGAAGAACGACATCCTCGCCGGGTACCTGAACGTCGCGTACTTCTACAACGGCGTCTACGGCGTCGAAGCCGCGGCCCGCTTCTACTTCAACAAGACCGCGGCCGAGCTGACGCTGCCGGAGTCGGCCCTGCTGGCCGGTCTCGTGCAGAACCCCGTGGCCTTCAACCCGGTGAAGTACCCCGACGCTTCAGTCGCGCGACGCAACGTCGTGCTGAACCGGATGCTCGAACTGGGCAAGATCTCCCAGGCCGACCACGACGCCGCTGTCGCCTCCCCGCTCGTCCTGGACACCCAGCGCAGCCAGCAGGGCTGCATCAACGCCGGATCCGCCGCCTACTTCTGCGATTACGTGACCCGCATCGTCGAGACCGACGCGGCCTTCGGCGCGACCGCGGACGACCGCAAGAAGCTCCTGCGCACCGGTGGGCTGACGGTCAAGACGACGCTGAACCCGCAGGTCCAGATCACGACCCAGAACGCAGTGAACGGTGGCGTCAACCCGGGCCAGAGCCCGCGGATGGCGGCGTCCGTCGTCCAGCCCGGGACCGGGCAGATCCTGGCGATGGCGCAGGACACGACCTTCTCCTTGGACACGGATCAGACCGGTGTCACGACGATCAACTACAACGTCGACAAGATGTACAACGGCGGCAACGGTTTCCAGACCGGTTCGTCGTTCAAGGCGTTCACGTTGGCGGAGTGGTTGAAGGCCGGGAAGTCCATCGACAGCACGATCAACGCGCCGTTCAACGGATCGGACCCCTTCAGCCAGTTCACGGCGTGCGGGGTCAAGTCGCGGGACTCGAAGATCTACCCGTACTCGAACTCGGAGTCGCACGAGGGTGGCCCCATGTCCATCCGCAAGGCGACCGCGGACTCCGTGAACACGGCCTACGTGACCATGGAGAAGTCCCTGGACCTCTGCAACATCGCAGCGACGGCACAGTCGATGGGTGTGCACCTGGCCAACCCGGCCAACGGGAGCATCCCGAAGCAGAAGGCCAGCGACATGAGCAACACCAACGACGTGGAGGGCGGGGTCAACTCCGACCTCTACGTCAGCCCGTCGCTGACCCTCGGGGTCAACGAGATCGCCCCGCTCGCCATGGCCGGGGCCTACGCGACCTTCGCGGCGGACGGAACCTTCTGCAAGCCGATCGCGATCGTCGAGGTGCTCGACACCAACGGCCAGCCGATGAACATCCCCAGTGCGGACTGCAAGTCCGTCCTCGACCCGAACGTCGCCCGCAACGTCACCGAGGCCCTCCAGGGCGTCATCTCGGGTGGGACCGGAACGGCGGCCCGCATCGACCGTCCGGCCGCCGGCAAGACGGGCACCACCAACGAGAACTCGGACGCCTGGTTCGTGGGGTACACCCCGCAGCTGTCCTCGGCGGTGTGGATGGGTCACGCCGACGGCACGAGGCCACTGAACAGGGATCGGATCAACGGTCGTGGTCGCCGCACCATCTTCGGTGGCACGATCTCGGCTCCGACCTGGAAGGCCATCGTGGGAACGGCTTCCGACCAGATGAACCTCCCGACGGTCGGCTTCACGCCGGGCACCAACCAGGGCCTCAAGACGACGACCTCCGACGGCAGGATCAAGGTCCCGAGCGTCGTCGGTCGCAGCGTGTCCTCGGCCAAGAGCGCGCTGCAGGCGGCCGGGTTCCAGGTAAAGGTGGGGGGTTCGGTGACCTCCAACGTCGACAAGGGCCTCGTCGCCTCGCAGAGCGCCCGCTCCGCCGCGGCCGGTTCGGTCATCACCATCACCCGCAGCTCCGGCCCGGCGCCGGTCCCGACGCAGGAGCCGTCGGCCCCGCCGTCGAGCGACAGCCCCGGGATCCAGCTCCCGACGGAACTGCCGCCGCTGCCCGACCTCCCCGCCCTCCCGACGAACTGA
- a CDS encoding GOLPH3/VPS74 family protein — MDTPLVDDVTLLLLNPETGRPLTDATRLRAVLPGAVLLDLALRERLESEPSRWGGDKVRVRDASPTGDEVLDEALRRLGDRPTAARTAVQRLGGLKLGRAVRDRMVARGLVRHEPGGFLRFARDHPEPGARKALVSEVASALGDGADVTPHAAALVSLLQSVGAVPKVVPGLGLSRRQLTDRVQQIADGMAEGEWAGEAVSAAVRAAQAAVTTAIVTSTVVATSGTN, encoded by the coding sequence GTGGACACACCCCTCGTGGACGACGTGACGTTGCTCCTGCTGAACCCGGAGACGGGGCGTCCGCTGACGGACGCGACCCGCCTGCGCGCTGTCCTGCCCGGAGCCGTGCTGCTCGACCTGGCGCTGCGGGAACGGCTCGAGTCCGAGCCGAGCCGCTGGGGTGGGGACAAGGTGCGCGTGCGCGACGCCTCGCCCACCGGTGACGAGGTGCTCGACGAGGCCCTGCGACGACTCGGCGACCGACCGACGGCGGCCCGCACCGCCGTCCAGCGGCTCGGTGGTCTCAAGCTGGGCCGTGCCGTCCGGGACCGGATGGTCGCGCGCGGTCTCGTCCGCCACGAGCCGGGCGGGTTCCTCCGCTTCGCCCGAGACCACCCCGAGCCGGGCGCGCGCAAGGCCCTGGTCTCCGAGGTCGCGTCAGCGCTGGGTGACGGCGCCGACGTCACCCCGCACGCGGCTGCGCTGGTGTCGCTGCTGCAGTCCGTCGGGGCGGTCCCGAAGGTCGTCCCCGGGCTGGGGTTGTCCCGTCGTCAGCTCACCGACCGGGTGCAGCAGATCGCGGACGGGATGGCTGAGGGGGAGTGGGCCGGGGAGGCCGTCTCCGCCGCCGTGCGCGCCGCCCAGGCCGCGGTCACGACGGCGATCGTCACGAGCACCGTCGTCGCGACCAGCGGCACGAACTAG